A part of Kryptolebias marmoratus isolate JLee-2015 linkage group LG8, ASM164957v2, whole genome shotgun sequence genomic DNA contains:
- the LOC108232011 gene encoding uncharacterized protein LOC108232011 isoform X1, translated as MSAATASVADGSKTDFKKKGAARINSGHQCPPMPLPSVGTQRIIQGNGTNVGTVISLQCPAKHKLVGNQLKCVMGTNSTQWVGRTYCQSLSSNDEYGFRVAVLASIISSGIIMLMSVAFITCCLLDCVKEDTKRKPGRGSDALRCEEQQEVSQSHYNHKSRNNNNNNSSSSSQETMLPLWDTANPALCDDLRPYRCQQQYTHSSSPCAYDAPPSQAALPGHNYDRPVLHRNLDSYPPEYPGPPLPSRLAPSSGHVPAARSGLLWQHGGQRSSSSGPNPPAADESNVRNLNSNRNPREISIRIISV; from the exons ATGTCCGCGGCCACGGCGTCAGTAGCAGATGGGTCCAAAACGGACTTTAAGAAGAAAGGTGCGGCTCGGATTAACTCAG GTCATCAGTGCCCACCCATGCCCCTGCCATCAGTGGGCACCCAAAGGATCATCCAAGGCAACGGGACCAACGTGGGCACCGTCATTTCCCTGCAGTGTCCGGCCAAACACAAACTGGTGGGCAACCAGCTGAAGTGTGTCATGGGCACCAACAGCACCCAGTGGGTGGGGAGGACCTACTGCCAAT CTCTGTCTTCGAACGACGAATATGGTTTCCGCGTGGCCGTGCTGGCATCCATCATAAGCTCGGGAATAATAATGCTTATGTCTGTTGCCTTCATCACCTGCTGTTTGCTCGACTGCGTCAAAGAGGACACGAAGAGGAAGCCTGGGAG AGGGTCAGATGCACTGAGGTgcgaggagcagcaggaggtcaGCCAGTCTCATTATAATCATAAAAGCCggaataacaacaacaacaacagcagcagcagcagccaggagACGATGCTGCCTTTGTGGGACACTGCTAACCCTGCCTTGTGTGACGACCTGCGACCCTACAG ATGTCAACAGCAGTACACCCACAGCTCTTCACCCTGCGCCTACGACGCTCCGCCATCACAGGCTGCTCTCCCTGGACACAACTATGACCGGCCTGTCTTACACCGAAACCTGGACTCCTATCCACCGGAGTACCCAGGACCCCCTCTGCCCTCCCGTCTAGCTCCCAGCTCGGGCCACGTCCCTGCAGCGAGGTCTGGATTGTTGTGGCAGCACGGAGGCCAGCGCAGCAGCTCCTCAGGACCTAACCCTCCGGCCGCAGACGAGTCCAACGTGAGGAATCTAAACTCAAACAGGAACCCCAGAGAGATTTCCATACGGATTATATCAGTGTGA
- the LOC108232011 gene encoding uncharacterized protein LOC108232011 isoform X2 produces the protein MPLPSVGTQRIIQGNGTNVGTVISLQCPAKHKLVGNQLKCVMGTNSTQWVGRTYCQSLSSNDEYGFRVAVLASIISSGIIMLMSVAFITCCLLDCVKEDTKRKPGRGSDALRCEEQQEVSQSHYNHKSRNNNNNNSSSSSQETMLPLWDTANPALCDDLRPYRCQQQYTHSSSPCAYDAPPSQAALPGHNYDRPVLHRNLDSYPPEYPGPPLPSRLAPSSGHVPAARSGLLWQHGGQRSSSSGPNPPAADESNVRNLNSNRNPREISIRIISV, from the exons ATGCCCCTGCCATCAGTGGGCACCCAAAGGATCATCCAAGGCAACGGGACCAACGTGGGCACCGTCATTTCCCTGCAGTGTCCGGCCAAACACAAACTGGTGGGCAACCAGCTGAAGTGTGTCATGGGCACCAACAGCACCCAGTGGGTGGGGAGGACCTACTGCCAAT CTCTGTCTTCGAACGACGAATATGGTTTCCGCGTGGCCGTGCTGGCATCCATCATAAGCTCGGGAATAATAATGCTTATGTCTGTTGCCTTCATCACCTGCTGTTTGCTCGACTGCGTCAAAGAGGACACGAAGAGGAAGCCTGGGAG AGGGTCAGATGCACTGAGGTgcgaggagcagcaggaggtcaGCCAGTCTCATTATAATCATAAAAGCCggaataacaacaacaacaacagcagcagcagcagccaggagACGATGCTGCCTTTGTGGGACACTGCTAACCCTGCCTTGTGTGACGACCTGCGACCCTACAG ATGTCAACAGCAGTACACCCACAGCTCTTCACCCTGCGCCTACGACGCTCCGCCATCACAGGCTGCTCTCCCTGGACACAACTATGACCGGCCTGTCTTACACCGAAACCTGGACTCCTATCCACCGGAGTACCCAGGACCCCCTCTGCCCTCCCGTCTAGCTCCCAGCTCGGGCCACGTCCCTGCAGCGAGGTCTGGATTGTTGTGGCAGCACGGAGGCCAGCGCAGCAGCTCCTCAGGACCTAACCCTCCGGCCGCAGACGAGTCCAACGTGAGGAATCTAAACTCAAACAGGAACCCCAGAGAGATTTCCATACGGATTATATCAGTGTGA
- the LOC108231991 gene encoding caspase recruitment domain-containing protein 19: MDTRTVPADNCPHFAGRDTGGYDEQLHIDAHFLCSHQRMDIELVDRLVLQLNRIYPQILSDKEACKFRKLSMLTGERLAELLKHLQVKGEDACYEFYRALRIHADRELKQKQKKTSNTVSKAVSELETRCEIVQK; this comes from the exons ATGGACACAAGGACCGTCCCTGCAGATAACTGTCCTCACTTTGCTGGACGTG ACACCGGAGGCTACGATGAGCAGCTCCACATCGATGCCCACTTCCTGTGCTCACATCAGAGGATGGACATTGAGCTGGTGGACCGGCTGGTGCTGCAGCTCAACAGGATCTACCCCCAGATCCTCAGTGACAAGGAAGCCTGCAAG TTCAGGAAGCTGAGCATGCTCACCGGCGAGCGGCTGGCTGAGCTGCTGAAACACctgcaggtcaaaggtgaagACGCGTGTTACGAGTTCTACCGGGCGCTCCGCATCCACGCTGACAgagagctaaaacaaaaacaaaaaaaaacatcaaacacagtCTCTAAGGCTGTTTCTGAGCTGGAAACGAGGTGTGAAATAGTGCAGAAATAG
- the LOC108232012 gene encoding ninjurin-1 — protein sequence MNLYTNKKSAAESMLDVALLMANASQLKAVLEQGPNITFYTPTVTLIGLSLCLQVAVGVLLVFTVRWNLNDEQEHWRLNFVENLATSQVFIIVIVNIFIAALGVHQPNHKN from the exons ATGAACCTTTACACCAATAAGAAGAGTGCAGCTGAGAGCATGCTGGACGTGGCCCTGCTGATGGCCAATGCCTCCCAGCTCAAAGCCGTGCTGGAGCAGGGGCCAAACATCACCTTCTACACCCCCACCGTCACCCTGATCGGCCTCTCGCTCTGTCTGCAGGTCGCAGTTGGAGTCCTGCTGGTCTTCACAG TGCGATGGAACCTGAATGACGAGCAGGAACACTGGAGGCTGAACTTTGTGGAGAACTTGGCCACCAGCCAGGTTTTCATCATTGTGATTGTCAACATCTTCATCGCAGCTCTTGGAGTCCATCAGCCAAACCACAAAAACTGA